A region from the Corylus avellana chromosome ca7, CavTom2PMs-1.0 genome encodes:
- the LOC132188753 gene encoding ascorbate transporter, chloroplastic isoform X1, with protein MPIGGLISNRNFGSVIGSGKLCQREHAISHQRGEHPGVSIAIPRHGPGNMFYKHLGNLRADVALSRGLYGPFLHACVPSGGKIPKPIGTLHDDRKHPHPVPLQTICGIKPRQGICRRCQSYLSSDSVQSSQFQPRWLSTFSVKTRQCQNSEHVKPNRTCAHYKAEDYDITEAKVDSLASAEGSTETVLVEGNVQEVSPWWEEFPKRWVIVLLCFSAFLLCNMDRVNMSIAILPMSKEFNWNSATVGLIQSSFFWGYLLTQIVGGIWADKIGGKLVLGFGVIWWSVATVLTPIAAKIGLPFLLVMRAFMGIGEGVAMPAMNNLLSKWIPVSERSRALALVYSGMYLGSVAGLAFSPALIQNFGWPSVFYSFGSLGSIWFALWLRKAYSSPKEDPEVSKEEIRLILGGSIPKEPVSVIPWKLILSKAPVWALIISHFCHNWGTFILLTWMPTYYNQVLKFNLTESGLFCVLPWLTMAVFANIGGWIADTLVSRGLSITAVRKIMQSIGFLGPAFFLTQLSHVKTPALAVLCMACSQGCDAFSQSGLYSNHQDIGPRYSGVLLGLSNTAGVLAGVFGTAATGYILQRGSWDDVFKVAVGLYIIGTIVWNLFSTGEKILE; from the exons ATGCCCATCGGCGGTTTAATCTCGAACCGGAATTTCGGTTCCGTTATAGGCTCAG GTAAATTATGTCAAAGAGAACATGCTATTTCCCATCAGAGAGGAGAGCATCCAGGTGTTTCTATTGCTATACCCCGACATGGACCTGGGAATATGTTCTACAAACACTTAGGTAATCTGAGGGCAGATGTTGCTTTATCTAGAGGCTTATATGGACCATTTCTACATGCTTGCGTTCCTTCAGGTGGAAAAATTCCAAAGCCAATAGGAACTTTGCATGATGACAGGAAGCATCCTCATCCAGTGCCCTTGCAAACTATTTGTGGGATCAAACCGAGGCAAGGAATCTGTAGAAGATGTCAATCCTATCTTTCTTCAGATTCGGTTCAGAGCAGTCAGTTTCAACCAAGATGGCTAAGTACATTTAGTGTAAAAACCAGGCAATGCCAAAATTCTGAGCATGTTAAGCCAAACAGGACCTGTGCTCACTACAAGGCTGAGGACTATGACATAACAGAAGCAAAGGTGGACTCACTGGCATCAGCAGAGGGGTCAACTGAAACTGTTTTAGTAGAAGGAAATGTGCAGGAAGTATCTCCTTGGTGGGAGGAGTTTCCCAAGCGCTGGGTGATTGTACTGCTCTGTTTTAGTGCGTTTCTATTATGCAACATGGACCGT GTGAACATGAGCATTGCAATACTTCCAATGTCAAAGGAGTTTAACTGGAACAGTGCAAcagttggcttaattcagtccTCCTTTTTCTGGGGTTACCTACTTACTCAG ATCGTTGGAGGCATATGGGCAGATAAAATTGGTGGGAAGCTAGTATTAGGTTTTGGAGTGATCTGGTGGTCAGTAGCAACAGTTTTGACACCTATTGCTGCAAAAATCGGGCTTCCTTTCCTGCTTGTCATGCGTGCTTTCATGGGGATCGGAGAG GGTGTTGCCATGCCTGCAATGAATAATTTACTTTCTAAGTGGATTCCAGTGTCAGAGAGAAGCAGAGCACTTGCACTAGTATACAGTGGCATGTACCTTGGTTCTGTCGCAGGGTTGGCTTTCTCTCCTGCTCTTATCCAAAATTTTGGGTGGCCATCTGTATTTTACTCATTTGGCTCCCTTGGAAGTATCTGGTTTGCATTATGGCTAAGAAAA gcATATAGCTCACCAAAAGAAGACCCGGAAGTTAGTAAAGAGGAAATAAGGCTTATCTTGGGTGGCAGCATACCAAAGGAACCTGTTTCAGTTATTCcttggaaattgattttatcaaAAGCACCTGTTTGGGCTCTTATAATCTCCCACTTCTGCCATAATTGGGGAACATTTATTCTATTGACGTGGATGCCTACTTACTACAATCAG GTTTTGAAGTTCAACCTTACTGAATCTGGGCTCTTCTGTGTCTTGCCATGGTTGACCATGGCTGTTTTTGCAAACATAGGAGGCTGGATTGCAGACACACTAGTGAGCAGAGGTCTTTCCATAACAGCAGTTCGCAAG ATCATGCAATCAATTGGGTTTTTGGGCCCGGCCTTCTTCCTTACGCAGCTGAGCCATGTCAAGACACCTGCTTTGGCTGTGCTATGCATGGCGTGCAGTCAG GGATGTGATGCATTTTCACAATCTGGTCTGTATTCCAATCACCAAGACATTGGACCACGCTATTCT GGAGTATTGTTGGGACTGTCAAACACGGCTGGAGTGCTTGCTGGTGTCTTTGGTACAGCTGCAACTGGTTACATACTCCAACGAG GTTCTTGGGATGATGTATTCAAAGTGGCGGTTGGATTGTACATCATAGGCACAATAGTCTGGAACCTCTTTTCAACTGGAGAAAAAATTCTTGAATAA
- the LOC132188231 gene encoding origin of replication complex subunit 5 isoform X1, translating to MGKEESPQITRRTTRSSSSVTVAKNGVETTKTSDSRPLTINELVFGENPIGLDDLLSSFPSRRAQILELVRLLGPSNSPMLPIFIYGGSSTGKTSIILQIFRHLNRPFVYSSCLTCYSPRILFESILNQLLLHRKNAANGYSSAKRCERPSDFVNSLREALSNVINNLKGNSGKSSTKNLVGRADGSMVYLIFDNLELVREWDKSATILPFLFNLFDVLKMPEVGLIFVSNTSPDTYYSSMGYMEPIPVHFPDYTEDAIRQILMKNQVNRKLYLSFLDVVLRPFCRITRRVDELSTALAPLFEKYCEPVSDSGVVPNEEMKRVLFSHLQPYIAPSLNEVFKVSSQPSPEVKTNSEIKQKGSRRKSGGCEEIDELDFHMSTSAKYLLISAFLASRNPATLDASLFDPMGGFDSRKRKRKPSQKSLEQKETVEQELLMKGPGTFPLERLLAIFQCITSIAEGSIDEEEQGDEGLEVQGGDGRLMSDVLLQLSSLCNANFIIKGGSCPLEGLIRYRSTVSEDMVMKVARSLKFPLSKYLYRR from the exons ATGGGTAAGGAAGAAAGCCCGCAAATTACCAGAAGAACAACCAGGTCTTCCTCTTCTGTTACTGTTGCAAAAAATGGCGtcgaaacaacaaaaacaagtgATTCTCGCCCTTTGACAATCAATGAACTCGTGTTTGGAGAAAACCCCATTGGCTTGGATGATCTGTTATCTAGTTTTCCCAGTAGACGTGCTCAGATTCTTGAGCTTGTACGCCTTTTGGGTCCCTCTAATTCCCCCATGCTTCCTATCTTTATTTATGGAGGTTCTTCTACTGGGAAAACCAGTATCATTCTTCAGATTTTCAGGCATCTTAACCGCCCTTTTGTTTATTCAAGTTGTCTTACATGCTACAGTCCCCGTATCTTGTTTGAATCCATTTTGAATCAGCTGTTGCTTCATAGAAAGAATGCAGCCAATGGTTATTCGAGTGCGAAGCGCTGTGAAAGGCCTTCAGATTTTGTTAATTCTCTTCGTGAAGCCTTGAGTAATGTCATAAATAATCTTAAGGGGAACTCAGGGAAATCAAGCACCAAAAATTTGGTTGGACGGGCTGATGGAAGTATGGTCTACTTGATATTTGATAATTTGGAGCTTGTTAGAGAGTGGGATAAAAGTGCCACGATATTACCTTTTCTGTTCAATCTCTTTGACGTTCTGAAGATGCCTGAGGTGGGTCTGATCTTTGTCAGCAACACTTCACCTGATACATATTACTCAAGTATGGGTTACATGGAACCTATACCTGTCCATTTTCCTGATTATACAGAGGATGCTATTCGTCAAATATTAATGAAGAACCAAGTAAACCGGAAGctttatttatcttttcttga TGTTGTACTAAGGCCCTTCTGTAGAATTACCAGAAGGGTGGATGAGTTATCTACTGCCCTTGCAccattatttgaaaaatattgtgaaCCTGTTAGTGATTCGGGAGTTGTTCCCAATGAAGAAATGAAGAGAGTGTTGTTTAGTCATCTTCAGCCTTATATTGCTCCTTCTCTGAATGAGGTATTTAAGGTTTCATCTCAGCCTTCCCCTGAAGTTAAAACCAACAGTGAGATAAAGCAGAAGGGCAGCAGGCGAAAATCGGGAGGCTGTGAAGAAATTGATGAGTTGGATTTTCATATGTCTACTTCTGCAAAATATCTCCTTATATCAGCATTTCTTGCTTCAAGAAACCCAGCTACCCTTGATGCCTCGCTTTTTGATCCAATGGGTGGTTTTGATAGCCGAAAACGAAAGAGGAA GCCCTCCCAAAAGTCATTGGAGCAAAAGGAAACTGTAGAACAAGAATTACTTATGAAGGGACCTGGAACTTTCCCGTTAGAGAGGTTATTAGCCATATTTCAGTGTATCACATCCATAGCAGAAGGTTCAATCGATGAAGAGGAACAAGGAGATGAAGGACTAGAAGTTCAAGGTGGGGATGGCAGACTCATGTCTGATGTTCTGTTGCAACTATCCAGTCTCTGCAATGCTAATTTTATCATTAAAGGCGGAAGCTGCCCATTGGAGGGCTTAATTCGGTATCGATCTACTGTGTCTGAAGACATGGTTATGAAG GTGGCAAGGAGCCTTAAGTTCCCTTTGTCAAAGTATTTGTATCGAAGATAA
- the LOC132188231 gene encoding origin of replication complex subunit 5 isoform X2: protein MGKEESPQITRRTTRSSSSVTVAKNGVETTKTSDSRPLTINELVFGENPIGLDDLLSSFPSRRAQILELVRLLGPSNSPMLPIFIYGGSSTGKTSIILQIFRHLNRPFVYSSCLTCYSPRILFESILNQLLLHRKNAANGYSSAKRCERPSDFVNSLREALSNVINNLKGNSGKSSTKNLVGRADGSMVYLIFDNLELVREWDKSATILPFLFNLFDVLKMPEVGLIFVSNTSPDTYYSSMGYMEPIPVHFPDYTEDAIRQILMKNQVNRKLYLSFLDVVLRPFCRITRRVDELSTALAPLFEKYCEPVSDSGVVPNEEMKRVLFSHLQPYIAPSLNEVFKVSSQPSPEVKTNSEIKQKGSRRKSGGCEEIDELDFHMSTSAKYLLISAFLASRNPATLDASLFDPMGGFDSRKRKRKPSQKSLEQKETVEQELLMKGPGTFPLERLLAIFQCITSIAEGSIDEEEQGDEGLEVQGGDGRLMSDVLLQLSSLCNANFIIKGGSCPLEGLIRYRSTVSEDMVMKTNFKCFTGGKEP from the exons ATGGGTAAGGAAGAAAGCCCGCAAATTACCAGAAGAACAACCAGGTCTTCCTCTTCTGTTACTGTTGCAAAAAATGGCGtcgaaacaacaaaaacaagtgATTCTCGCCCTTTGACAATCAATGAACTCGTGTTTGGAGAAAACCCCATTGGCTTGGATGATCTGTTATCTAGTTTTCCCAGTAGACGTGCTCAGATTCTTGAGCTTGTACGCCTTTTGGGTCCCTCTAATTCCCCCATGCTTCCTATCTTTATTTATGGAGGTTCTTCTACTGGGAAAACCAGTATCATTCTTCAGATTTTCAGGCATCTTAACCGCCCTTTTGTTTATTCAAGTTGTCTTACATGCTACAGTCCCCGTATCTTGTTTGAATCCATTTTGAATCAGCTGTTGCTTCATAGAAAGAATGCAGCCAATGGTTATTCGAGTGCGAAGCGCTGTGAAAGGCCTTCAGATTTTGTTAATTCTCTTCGTGAAGCCTTGAGTAATGTCATAAATAATCTTAAGGGGAACTCAGGGAAATCAAGCACCAAAAATTTGGTTGGACGGGCTGATGGAAGTATGGTCTACTTGATATTTGATAATTTGGAGCTTGTTAGAGAGTGGGATAAAAGTGCCACGATATTACCTTTTCTGTTCAATCTCTTTGACGTTCTGAAGATGCCTGAGGTGGGTCTGATCTTTGTCAGCAACACTTCACCTGATACATATTACTCAAGTATGGGTTACATGGAACCTATACCTGTCCATTTTCCTGATTATACAGAGGATGCTATTCGTCAAATATTAATGAAGAACCAAGTAAACCGGAAGctttatttatcttttcttga TGTTGTACTAAGGCCCTTCTGTAGAATTACCAGAAGGGTGGATGAGTTATCTACTGCCCTTGCAccattatttgaaaaatattgtgaaCCTGTTAGTGATTCGGGAGTTGTTCCCAATGAAGAAATGAAGAGAGTGTTGTTTAGTCATCTTCAGCCTTATATTGCTCCTTCTCTGAATGAGGTATTTAAGGTTTCATCTCAGCCTTCCCCTGAAGTTAAAACCAACAGTGAGATAAAGCAGAAGGGCAGCAGGCGAAAATCGGGAGGCTGTGAAGAAATTGATGAGTTGGATTTTCATATGTCTACTTCTGCAAAATATCTCCTTATATCAGCATTTCTTGCTTCAAGAAACCCAGCTACCCTTGATGCCTCGCTTTTTGATCCAATGGGTGGTTTTGATAGCCGAAAACGAAAGAGGAA GCCCTCCCAAAAGTCATTGGAGCAAAAGGAAACTGTAGAACAAGAATTACTTATGAAGGGACCTGGAACTTTCCCGTTAGAGAGGTTATTAGCCATATTTCAGTGTATCACATCCATAGCAGAAGGTTCAATCGATGAAGAGGAACAAGGAGATGAAGGACTAGAAGTTCAAGGTGGGGATGGCAGACTCATGTCTGATGTTCTGTTGCAACTATCCAGTCTCTGCAATGCTAATTTTATCATTAAAGGCGGAAGCTGCCCATTGGAGGGCTTAATTCGGTATCGATCTACTGTGTCTGAAGACATGGTTATGAAG AcaaatttcaaatgttttacAGGTGGCAAGGAGCCTTAA
- the LOC132188754 gene encoding cytochrome P450 86A8, whose amino-acid sequence MDISTALLLLTAITAYLLWLTFISRSLKGPRVWPLLGSLPGLIENCDRLHDWICDNLRACGGTYQTCICAIPFLAKKQGLVTVTCDPKNLEHILKTRFDNYPKGPTWHAVFHDLLGDGIFNSDGDTWLFQRKTAALEFTTRTLRQAMARWVSKAIKERMCLILETAELEGEPVDLQDLLLRLTFDNICGLAFGKDPLTCAPGLPKNSFASAFDRATEASLQRFILPEVLWMVKKWLGLGMEVSLSRSLVHIEEYLSTVIEARKLELLSQHKDGNPHDDLLSRFMRKKESYTDAFLRNVALNFILAGRDTSSVALSWFFWLVIQNPRVEEKIIREICTVLIETRGDDAAKWVDEPLGFEEVDRLTYLKAALSETLRLYPSVPQDSKHVVADDVLPDGTFVPAGSSVTYSIYATGRMRSTWGEDCLEFRPERWLSPDGKRFTMHDSYRFVAFNAGPRICLGKDLAYLQMKSVAAAVLLRHKLTVAAGHRVEQKMSLTLFMKYGLKVNVHCRDLGGIVESLKTEREEEAGELLHGKGSVAVKCNGSTRDGVDVGGGGGGSTDHE is encoded by the coding sequence ATGGATATATCCACAGCTTTACTGCTTTTAACGGCTATCACGGCTTATCTACTGTGGCTCACATTCATCTCACGGTCGTTGAAGGGTCCGCGTGTCTGGCCACTATTGGGCAGTCTACCGGGCTTGATTGAGAACTGTGACCGCTTGCATGACTGGATCTGCGACAACCTCCGCGCGTGTGGTGGCACGTACCAGACCTGCATCTGTGCGATTCCTTTCCTGGCGAAGAAGCAGGGCCTCGTGACCGTCACGTGTGACCCGAAGAACCTAGAGCACATACTGAAGACCCGGTTCGATAATTACCCCAAGGGACCCACGTGGCATGCGGTGTTCCATGATCTACTTGGTGATGGGATTTTCAACTCTGACGGTGACACGTGGCTGTTTCAGAGGAAGACTGCTGCACTGGAATTCACCACCAGGACGTTGCGCCAAGCCATGGCTCGGTGGGTTAGCAAAGCCATTAAGGAAAGGATGTGCCTGATTCTCGAGACGGCTGAGCTTGAAGGCGAGCCGGTTGATCTTCAGGACTTGCTGCTGCGGCTCACTTTCGACAACATATGCGGCTTGGCTTTCGGGAAGGACCCACTTACGTGCGCCCCGGGGCTCCCCAAGAACAGCTTCGCTTCGGCTTTTGACCGAGCCACCGAAGCCTCGCTCCAGCGCTTTATTTTGCCTGAGGTTTTGTGGATGGTCAAGAAATGGCTTGGGCTTGGGATGGAAGTCAGCTTGAGCCGAAGCCTCGTACACATCGAGGAGTATTTATCCACTGTGATAGAAGCCCGTAAGCTAGAGTTGCTGAGTCAGCACAAAGATGGTAACCCACACGATGATCTGCTCTCAAGGTTCATGAGGAAAAAAGAATCCTACACGGACGCGTTCCTGCGAAACGTGGCACTCAATTTCATCCTAGCTGGACGCGACACGTCATCGGTGGCCCTTAGCTGGTTCTTTTGGCTGGTGATCCAAAACCCAAGAGTGGAAGAGAAAATCATACGCGAAATCTGCACCGTCCTGATAGAGACACGTGGAGACGACGCGGCGAAGTGGGTGGACGAGCCTTTAGGGTTTGAGGAAGTTGACCGTTTAACATACCTGAAAGCGGCATTATCAGAAACCCTGAGGCTTTACCCATCAGTACCCCAGGACTCAAAGCACGTGGTGGCAGATGACGTGTTGCCGGACGGCACGTTTGTCCCGGCGGGGTCGTCGGTGACATATTCCATATATGCAACGGGGAGGATGAGGTCCACGTGGGGTGAAGATTGCCTAGAGTTTCGTCCAGAAAGGTGGTTGTCACCGGACGGTAAGAGGTTCACAATGCATGACTCTTATAGATTTGTTGCTTTTAATGCTGGCCCGAGGATTTGCTTAGGGAAGGATTTAGCGTACTTGCAAATGAAGTCGGTGGCGGCGGCTGTGTTGCTCCGCCACAAGCTGACGGTGGCGGCGGGCCATAGGGTGGAGCAGAAGATGTCATTGACGTTGTTCATGAAATACGGGCTTAAGGTTAATGTGCATTGCAGGGACTTGGGAGGAATTGTGGAAAGCTTGAAAACGGAGAGGGAGGAGGAGGCCGGAGAGTTGCTGCATGGGAAAGGGTCTGTTGCCGTTAAGTGTAACGGCAGTACTCGTGACGGAGTTGAtgtgggtggtggtggtggtggtagtactgatcatgaatga
- the LOC132188753 gene encoding ascorbate transporter, chloroplastic isoform X2 translates to MPIGGLISNRNFGSVIGSGKLCQREHAISHQRGEHPGVSIAIPRHGPGNMFYKHLGGKIPKPIGTLHDDRKHPHPVPLQTICGIKPRQGICRRCQSYLSSDSVQSSQFQPRWLSTFSVKTRQCQNSEHVKPNRTCAHYKAEDYDITEAKVDSLASAEGSTETVLVEGNVQEVSPWWEEFPKRWVIVLLCFSAFLLCNMDRVNMSIAILPMSKEFNWNSATVGLIQSSFFWGYLLTQIVGGIWADKIGGKLVLGFGVIWWSVATVLTPIAAKIGLPFLLVMRAFMGIGEGVAMPAMNNLLSKWIPVSERSRALALVYSGMYLGSVAGLAFSPALIQNFGWPSVFYSFGSLGSIWFALWLRKAYSSPKEDPEVSKEEIRLILGGSIPKEPVSVIPWKLILSKAPVWALIISHFCHNWGTFILLTWMPTYYNQVLKFNLTESGLFCVLPWLTMAVFANIGGWIADTLVSRGLSITAVRKIMQSIGFLGPAFFLTQLSHVKTPALAVLCMACSQGCDAFSQSGLYSNHQDIGPRYSGVLLGLSNTAGVLAGVFGTAATGYILQRGSWDDVFKVAVGLYIIGTIVWNLFSTGEKILE, encoded by the exons ATGCCCATCGGCGGTTTAATCTCGAACCGGAATTTCGGTTCCGTTATAGGCTCAG GTAAATTATGTCAAAGAGAACATGCTATTTCCCATCAGAGAGGAGAGCATCCAGGTGTTTCTATTGCTATACCCCGACATGGACCTGGGAATATGTTCTACAAACACTTAG GTGGAAAAATTCCAAAGCCAATAGGAACTTTGCATGATGACAGGAAGCATCCTCATCCAGTGCCCTTGCAAACTATTTGTGGGATCAAACCGAGGCAAGGAATCTGTAGAAGATGTCAATCCTATCTTTCTTCAGATTCGGTTCAGAGCAGTCAGTTTCAACCAAGATGGCTAAGTACATTTAGTGTAAAAACCAGGCAATGCCAAAATTCTGAGCATGTTAAGCCAAACAGGACCTGTGCTCACTACAAGGCTGAGGACTATGACATAACAGAAGCAAAGGTGGACTCACTGGCATCAGCAGAGGGGTCAACTGAAACTGTTTTAGTAGAAGGAAATGTGCAGGAAGTATCTCCTTGGTGGGAGGAGTTTCCCAAGCGCTGGGTGATTGTACTGCTCTGTTTTAGTGCGTTTCTATTATGCAACATGGACCGT GTGAACATGAGCATTGCAATACTTCCAATGTCAAAGGAGTTTAACTGGAACAGTGCAAcagttggcttaattcagtccTCCTTTTTCTGGGGTTACCTACTTACTCAG ATCGTTGGAGGCATATGGGCAGATAAAATTGGTGGGAAGCTAGTATTAGGTTTTGGAGTGATCTGGTGGTCAGTAGCAACAGTTTTGACACCTATTGCTGCAAAAATCGGGCTTCCTTTCCTGCTTGTCATGCGTGCTTTCATGGGGATCGGAGAG GGTGTTGCCATGCCTGCAATGAATAATTTACTTTCTAAGTGGATTCCAGTGTCAGAGAGAAGCAGAGCACTTGCACTAGTATACAGTGGCATGTACCTTGGTTCTGTCGCAGGGTTGGCTTTCTCTCCTGCTCTTATCCAAAATTTTGGGTGGCCATCTGTATTTTACTCATTTGGCTCCCTTGGAAGTATCTGGTTTGCATTATGGCTAAGAAAA gcATATAGCTCACCAAAAGAAGACCCGGAAGTTAGTAAAGAGGAAATAAGGCTTATCTTGGGTGGCAGCATACCAAAGGAACCTGTTTCAGTTATTCcttggaaattgattttatcaaAAGCACCTGTTTGGGCTCTTATAATCTCCCACTTCTGCCATAATTGGGGAACATTTATTCTATTGACGTGGATGCCTACTTACTACAATCAG GTTTTGAAGTTCAACCTTACTGAATCTGGGCTCTTCTGTGTCTTGCCATGGTTGACCATGGCTGTTTTTGCAAACATAGGAGGCTGGATTGCAGACACACTAGTGAGCAGAGGTCTTTCCATAACAGCAGTTCGCAAG ATCATGCAATCAATTGGGTTTTTGGGCCCGGCCTTCTTCCTTACGCAGCTGAGCCATGTCAAGACACCTGCTTTGGCTGTGCTATGCATGGCGTGCAGTCAG GGATGTGATGCATTTTCACAATCTGGTCTGTATTCCAATCACCAAGACATTGGACCACGCTATTCT GGAGTATTGTTGGGACTGTCAAACACGGCTGGAGTGCTTGCTGGTGTCTTTGGTACAGCTGCAACTGGTTACATACTCCAACGAG GTTCTTGGGATGATGTATTCAAAGTGGCGGTTGGATTGTACATCATAGGCACAATAGTCTGGAACCTCTTTTCAACTGGAGAAAAAATTCTTGAATAA